A genomic stretch from Desulfolutivibrio sulfodismutans DSM 3696 includes:
- the ftsZ gene encoding cell division protein FtsZ, giving the protein MEYFELDTESSARIKVVGAGGGGSNAVDNMICSALKGVTFITANTDMQALSKSKAEFRLQIGEKLTKGLGAGANPEVGRDAALESIDLIRETLGDADMVFITAGMGGGTGTGAAPVIAQAAKEIGALTVAVVTKPFYFEGKKRLLQAEKGVQALREVVDSIITIPNDRLLSLASKKATFLEMLKKADEVLYFAVKGISDLIMVPGLINLDFADVKAVMSEMGLAMMGFGVSRGESRAREAALKAITSPLLEDVTIDGARGVLMNITCGPDLTIEEVDEAASTITEAVHEDAKVFFGTVFDQDAGDEMRITVIATGIDSERLAASTAAARQADERHAENVTPLSRTRTPNSSGPSGGGVPAQPSSVGGGVMQSPRAAKILTSATANDYNIPAYIRKGVKKTPESVAVQPPVKAHAPGEEEFIFDEEEFEIPSFIRMQAD; this is encoded by the coding sequence ATGGAATATTTCGAACTGGACACCGAATCGAGCGCACGCATCAAAGTGGTGGGCGCAGGGGGCGGCGGCAGCAATGCCGTGGACAACATGATTTGTTCGGCGCTTAAGGGCGTCACCTTCATCACCGCCAATACGGACATGCAGGCCTTAAGCAAATCCAAGGCCGAGTTTCGCCTTCAGATCGGCGAGAAGCTGACCAAGGGTCTTGGCGCGGGGGCCAATCCCGAGGTCGGCCGCGACGCCGCCCTGGAAAGCATCGACCTCATCCGCGAGACGCTCGGCGACGCGGACATGGTGTTCATCACCGCCGGCATGGGCGGCGGCACCGGTACCGGGGCCGCGCCGGTCATCGCCCAGGCGGCCAAGGAGATCGGAGCCTTGACCGTGGCCGTGGTCACCAAGCCCTTCTATTTTGAAGGCAAAAAGCGGCTGCTCCAGGCCGAAAAGGGCGTGCAGGCCCTGCGCGAGGTGGTGGACTCCATCATCACCATCCCCAACGACCGCCTGCTGTCCCTGGCCTCCAAAAAGGCCACCTTTCTGGAAATGCTCAAAAAGGCCGACGAGGTGCTGTATTTTGCGGTCAAGGGCATCTCCGACCTGATCATGGTGCCGGGCCTGATCAACCTGGACTTCGCCGACGTCAAGGCCGTCATGTCCGAGATGGGACTGGCCATGATGGGATTCGGCGTGTCCCGGGGCGAATCCCGGGCCCGCGAGGCCGCGCTCAAGGCCATCACCAGCCCGCTTCTGGAAGACGTGACCATCGACGGCGCGCGCGGCGTGCTCATGAACATCACCTGCGGTCCCGACCTGACCATCGAGGAAGTGGACGAGGCCGCCTCCACCATCACCGAGGCCGTCCACGAGGACGCCAAGGTTTTCTTCGGCACGGTCTTCGACCAGGACGCCGGGGACGAAATGCGCATCACGGTCATCGCCACAGGCATCGACAGCGAACGCCTGGCCGCCTCCACCGCCGCCGCGCGGCAGGCCGATGAACGCCACGCGGAAAACGTGACCCCCCTAAGCCGCACCCGCACGCCCAATTCGTCCGGCCCCAGCGGCGGCGGCGTCCCGGCCCAGCCCTCAAGCGTCGGCGGCGGCGTCATGCAGAGCCCCCGGGCGGCCAAGATCCTGACCTCGGCCACGGCCAACGACTACAACATCCCGGCCTACATCCGCAAAGGGGTCAAAAAGACCCCCGAGTCTGTAGCGGTGCAGCCGCCGGTCAAGGCCCACGCCCCTGGCGAGGAAGAGTTCATTTTCGATGAGGAGGAATTCGAGATTCCGTCGTTTATCCGCATGCAGGCGGATTGA
- the ftsA gene encoding cell division protein FtsA, giving the protein MAKSELIVGLDIGTTKICVVVGELSPEGVDVVGIGTAQSNGLRKGVVVNIEQTVQSIKKALEEAELMAGCEIRSVYAGIAGSHIKGFNSHGVIAVKGGEVGQRDVERVIDAAKAVAIPLDREVIHILPQEFIVDDQRGIADPLGMAGVRLEVKVHIVTGAVTSAQNIIRSCHRAGLDVSDIVLESLASAKAVLTDEEREIGVALVDLGGGTTDVALFANDSIKHTAVLALGGTNLTNDIAFGLRTPMASAEAIKVKYGCALADLVQKDEVIEVTSVGGREPRRLSRQVLAEICEPRVEEMLALVDQELIRSGMKGLIGAGVVLTGGTALIEGIQELGEQIFNLPTRVAYPDKVGGLKDVVHSPKYATAVGLLMYGAEKEGVEQRFRIRDENVFNRILGRMRKWFVDVK; this is encoded by the coding sequence ATGGCCAAGTCGGAACTCATTGTCGGACTGGATATCGGAACCACCAAGATCTGCGTGGTGGTGGGCGAATTGTCGCCCGAGGGCGTGGACGTGGTGGGCATCGGCACCGCCCAGTCCAACGGATTGCGCAAGGGCGTGGTGGTCAACATCGAGCAGACCGTGCAGTCCATCAAAAAGGCCCTGGAAGAGGCCGAGCTCATGGCCGGGTGCGAGATTCGCTCGGTCTATGCGGGCATCGCCGGGAGCCACATCAAGGGCTTCAACAGCCACGGGGTCATCGCCGTCAAGGGCGGCGAGGTGGGGCAGCGCGACGTGGAGCGGGTCATCGACGCGGCCAAGGCCGTGGCCATCCCGCTGGACCGCGAGGTCATCCACATCCTGCCCCAGGAATTCATCGTGGACGACCAGCGCGGCATCGCCGACCCCTTAGGGATGGCCGGGGTGCGCCTGGAGGTCAAGGTCCACATCGTCACCGGCGCGGTGACCAGCGCCCAGAACATCATCCGCTCCTGCCACCGGGCGGGCCTGGACGTCTCGGACATCGTGCTCGAGTCCCTGGCCTCGGCCAAGGCGGTCCTGACCGACGAGGAGCGCGAGATCGGCGTGGCCCTGGTGGATCTGGGCGGCGGCACCACGGACGTGGCCCTTTTCGCCAACGATTCCATCAAGCACACGGCCGTGTTGGCCCTGGGCGGCACCAACCTGACCAACGACATCGCCTTCGGGCTGCGCACGCCCATGGCCAGCGCCGAGGCCATCAAGGTGAAATATGGTTGCGCCCTGGCCGACCTGGTGCAAAAAGACGAGGTCATCGAGGTCACAAGCGTGGGCGGCCGGGAACCGCGCCGCTTGTCGCGCCAGGTGTTGGCCGAGATCTGCGAGCCCAGGGTGGAGGAGATGCTGGCCTTGGTTGACCAGGAGCTCATCCGTTCCGGCATGAAGGGCTTAATCGGCGCGGGCGTGGTCTTAACCGGCGGCACGGCGCTGATCGAAGGCATCCAGGAGCTTGGCGAGCAGATTTTCAACCTGCCCACCCGGGTGGCCTACCCGGACAAGGTGGGCGGCTTAAAAGACGTGGTTCACAGCCCCAAGTACGCCACGGCGGTGGGGCTTCTCATGTACGGCGCCGAAAAAGAGGGTGTGGAGCAGCGGTTCCGCATCCGCGACGAGAATGTTTTCAATCGCATTCTGGGGAGGATGCGCAAGTGGTTTGTTGATGTGAAGTAG
- a CDS encoding cell division protein FtsQ/DivIB, which translates to MSVRVGGISGGIAISKKRKNAYSVAAPVKPSPTRGWRLGGNRNRALAAARFSQPRASRVSFSSVGGFFARIMTMGFAAAVIVAVSVGLLAGYRWLTTVNYFDLTNVDIAGVSRLSQDHVRALAEIAPGDNLLSLDMEQIRLALTRDPWIESATVKRVLPGSLSIQIVERVPAYLVHHQGGLYYCDESGRLIDRVEAGTFVSLPQIEVEAGMEKRLALLAELKRTVGEHRAPFRFSQVGWIRLSWGRGLEVQLMDSDILMCIGSENWMQNLHRLNLVWADLKRRGELDKVGVITAQDDKVWVEKKS; encoded by the coding sequence ATGAGCGTGCGGGTTGGCGGCATCTCCGGTGGCATAGCCATCTCCAAGAAGCGAAAAAACGCCTACAGCGTGGCCGCGCCGGTCAAACCGTCCCCGACGCGCGGTTGGCGCCTGGGCGGCAACCGCAACCGCGCCCTGGCTGCCGCCCGGTTTTCCCAGCCGCGAGCTTCCAGGGTCAGCTTCAGCTCCGTGGGCGGGTTTTTCGCCAGGATCATGACCATGGGATTCGCCGCAGCGGTCATTGTGGCCGTCAGCGTCGGTCTTTTGGCCGGATATCGCTGGCTGACCACGGTGAATTATTTCGATCTGACCAACGTGGACATCGCCGGGGTCTCCCGGCTGTCTCAGGATCATGTGCGGGCCCTAGCCGAGATCGCCCCGGGCGACAACCTGCTGTCCCTGGACATGGAACAAATTCGTCTGGCGCTGACGCGAGACCCGTGGATCGAATCGGCAACGGTCAAGCGGGTTTTGCCGGGATCGTTGTCCATCCAGATCGTGGAACGCGTGCCAGCCTATCTTGTGCATCATCAGGGCGGCCTTTATTATTGCGACGAATCCGGCCGCCTGATCGACAGGGTGGAGGCGGGAACCTTCGTTTCCCTGCCCCAGATCGAGGTCGAGGCCGGAATGGAAAAGCGTCTGGCCCTGTTGGCCGAGCTCAAAAGGACCGTCGGCGAGCACCGCGCCCCGTTCCGTTTCAGCCAGGTGGGTTGGATACGTTTGAGTTGGGGACGCGGGCTTGAGGTCCAGCTTATGGACTCGGACATCCTCATGTGCATCGGCTCGGAAAACTGGATGCAGAACCTGCATCGCCTAAACCTCGTGTGGGCCGATCTCAAGCGGCGCGGGGAGCTGGACAAGGTTGGGGTCATCACCGCCCAGGACGACAAGGTCTGGGTGGAAAAAAAGTCATAG
- a CDS encoding UDP-N-acetylmuramate dehydrogenase produces the protein MGLEILDGPPLARRTTLGLGGKTRAEIRAAALADLDGLADALARVGARPLALGGGSNLLAVDRELDVAVVSLSRGDDPEPVPGAPHGRVRVAAWGGLRLGRLVSWCSRHGLAGISGMAGIPGSVGGAVAGNAGSYGRDMAGVLAGVWAWTPKDGVEFFGPDRFTAGYRRFSLTGVTGFFMIARVLFDFSVAAEAVVRQEARAALEKKKATQPIAAATAGCLFKNPPGESAGRLLDLAGFRGRRLGGMEFSAMHANFLVNRGGGASDEAFALIDAAREAVRSKFGHELELEVRVVS, from the coding sequence GTGGGGCTTGAAATCCTTGACGGGCCGCCTCTGGCCCGACGCACGACCCTTGGCCTGGGGGGAAAGACCCGGGCTGAGATCCGGGCGGCGGCCCTGGCCGACCTGGACGGGCTGGCGGACGCCCTGGCCCGCGTCGGCGCAAGGCCCCTGGCCCTGGGCGGCGGCAGCAACCTCCTGGCCGTGGACCGGGAGCTTGATGTGGCCGTGGTCAGCCTTTCGCGCGGCGACGACCCGGAGCCAGTCCCCGGCGCGCCGCACGGCCGGGTCCGGGTTGCGGCCTGGGGCGGCCTCAGGCTGGGACGGCTGGTGTCCTGGTGCAGTCGGCACGGGCTGGCGGGCATCTCGGGGATGGCCGGTATTCCGGGGAGCGTCGGCGGGGCCGTGGCCGGAAACGCCGGGTCGTATGGCCGGGACATGGCCGGGGTTTTGGCCGGGGTCTGGGCCTGGACGCCAAAGGATGGGGTGGAGTTTTTCGGGCCGGACAGGTTTACTGCGGGCTACCGCCGGTTTTCGCTTACGGGCGTTACGGGGTTTTTCATGATCGCCCGGGTTCTTTTCGATTTTTCCGTCGCGGCCGAGGCGGTTGTCAGGCAGGAGGCCCGGGCCGCACTGGAGAAAAAAAAGGCCACCCAGCCCATCGCGGCGGCCACGGCCGGGTGCCTGTTCAAAAACCCCCCCGGCGAGAGCGCCGGGAGGCTCCTGGATCTGGCCGGGTTTCGGGGGAGGCGTCTGGGAGGCATGGAGTTTTCCGCCATGCACGCCAATTTTCTGGTCAATCGCGGCGGGGGGGCGAGCGACGAGGCCTTTGCGTTGATCGATGCGGCCCGGGAGGCGGTGCGGTCGAAGTTCGGCCATGAACTGGAGCTTGAGGTGAGGGTGGTGTCATGA
- the murC gene encoding UDP-N-acetylmuramate--L-alanine ligase, translating to MRTKVRRIHMVGIGGSGMSGIAEVLLNLGYDVGGSDLAYGPVVKRLKQLGADIAIGHGRENVGQADVVVRSSAVAADNPELVEARSRGIPIIPRAEMLAELMRLRTGIAVAGTHGKTTTTSLLATIFTEAGLDPTVIIGGRLNAYGAGARLGEGEYLIAEADESDGSFLCLSPITTVVTNVDADHLDFYSGQQAIDDAFVRFLNAIPFYGVNVVCLDDPGVARLLPRVNRPVLTYGFGDKARLRGNILRLGSSSRFEVFLDGAFLAEMRLNHPGRHNVQNALGALGVALEAGIPADTVAGAFSKFAGVGRRFELKGAAAGVTVVDDYGHHPAEIRATLATARSCYPDKRLVVVFQPHRFTRTQALFGEFCRCFEGVDELVLTEIYPASESPIPGVSGESLAQGIRQVSKTKVSFYPDFAAVEEALPDVLASGDLLLTLGAGNVWQVGQHFLEREGGA from the coding sequence ATGCGCACCAAGGTGCGGCGCATCCACATGGTGGGCATCGGCGGCTCGGGCATGAGCGGCATCGCCGAGGTGCTCTTAAATCTCGGCTATGACGTGGGCGGCTCGGATCTGGCCTACGGCCCGGTGGTCAAACGCTTAAAGCAGCTTGGCGCGGACATCGCCATCGGCCATGGCCGGGAGAACGTCGGTCAGGCCGACGTGGTGGTGCGCTCCTCGGCCGTGGCCGCCGATAATCCGGAGCTGGTGGAGGCGCGGTCCCGGGGCATCCCCATCATCCCCCGGGCCGAGATGCTGGCCGAGCTCATGCGTCTGCGTACGGGCATCGCCGTGGCCGGAACCCACGGCAAGACCACCACCACCTCCCTTTTGGCCACCATCTTCACCGAGGCCGGTCTTGACCCCACGGTCATCATCGGCGGCCGCTTAAACGCCTACGGGGCCGGGGCGCGCCTGGGCGAGGGCGAATACCTCATCGCCGAGGCCGACGAGTCCGACGGCTCCTTTTTGTGCCTGTCGCCCATCACCACCGTGGTCACCAACGTGGACGCCGACCACCTGGACTTTTATTCCGGCCAGCAGGCCATCGACGACGCCTTTGTGCGGTTTTTAAACGCCATCCCCTTTTACGGCGTCAACGTGGTCTGCCTGGACGATCCAGGCGTGGCCAGGCTTCTGCCCCGCGTCAACCGGCCGGTTTTGACCTACGGATTCGGCGACAAGGCCAGGCTGCGCGGCAACATCCTGCGCTTGGGCTCGTCGAGCCGCTTCGAGGTGTTTCTTGATGGCGCGTTTCTGGCCGAGATGCGCCTGAACCATCCGGGCCGCCACAACGTGCAAAACGCCCTGGGGGCCCTGGGCGTGGCCCTGGAGGCGGGCATCCCGGCGGACACCGTGGCCGGGGCGTTCAGCAAATTCGCCGGCGTGGGTCGGCGCTTCGAGCTCAAGGGGGCGGCGGCCGGGGTCACGGTGGTGGACGACTACGGCCACCATCCGGCCGAGATCCGGGCCACCCTGGCCACGGCCAGGAGCTGCTATCCGGACAAGCGGCTGGTGGTGGTCTTTCAGCCCCATCGCTTCACCCGCACCCAGGCCCTTTTCGGTGAGTTCTGCCGCTGCTTCGAGGGCGTGGACGAACTCGTCCTGACCGAGATCTATCCGGCCTCGGAGTCGCCCATCCCCGGCGTCTCCGGCGAGAGCCTGGCCCAGGGCATCCGCCAGGTGAGCAAGACCAAGGTGTCGTTTTATCCGGACTTCGCCGCCGTTGAGGAGGCCCTGCCGGACGTGCTGGCCTCGGGCGACCTCCTTTTGACCCTGGGCGCGGGCAACGTGTGGCAGGTGGGACAGCATTTTCTGGAGCGGGAAGGTGGGGCTTGA